The following proteins are co-located in the Periplaneta americana isolate PAMFEO1 chromosome 12, P.americana_PAMFEO1_priV1, whole genome shotgun sequence genome:
- the LOC138711041 gene encoding uncharacterized protein C05D11.13-like isoform X3, with product MVPSEKDSRPPGVKESNEAWEGYMRIRTRRSGQAAKYQDYKTDEELERTRERNRLYMRKFRASQSMDEVEKRREKGRMYKRLAVMKMSTEEAAQQREQNRMYMQRLRASQTPEEVEKRREKGRMYKKLSTLRQTPEEAERKREQNRLYMRKLRASQTPEEVERRKEKNRMYKRLSVLRRSSEEAERQREQNRLYMRQLRAAKKGLKLDAQNTGGNMRDRFYMKSFEEVTRENMRKTRQSVRQEIVQSCSAQDIEQHFRIAAEAGMQDGQHLEEAASHLMGKQHSLFIDRVEKQLGGMQTIEQVEREISRQLWQKTGFWDYLALLNKPQSDGKVLKTFEACDDDRASAKNY from the exons ATGGTTCCATCCGAGAAAGACTCGAGACCTCCTGGTGTGAAGGAAAG TAACGAAGCGTGGGAAGGCTATATGAGAATTCGGACCAGGAGAAGTGGACAGGCAGCGAAATACCAGGACTATAAGACGGACGAGGAACTGGAGAGAACAAGAGAGCGCAACAGACTGTACATGAGAAAATTTCGAGCTTCTCAGTCAATGGATGAAGTAGAGAAGCGACGAGAAAAAGGCAGGATGTATAAAAGACTGGCAGTGATGAAGATGTCTACCGAGGAAGCCGCACAGCAGAGAGAGCAGAACAGAATGTACATGCAGAGACTTCGAGCTTCTCAGACTCCAGAGGAAGTCGAGAAAAGACGGGAGAAGGGGAGGATGTACAAGAAGCTGTCTACATTGCGTCAGACTCCAGAAGAAGCTGAAAGGAAGAGAGAGCAGAACAGGCTGTACATGCGAAAACTGAGGGCATCACAAACCCCCGAAGAAGTCGAGAGGCGGAAAGAGAAGAACAGAATGTATAAGAGGTTATCTGTGTTGCGGAGGAGTTCTGAAGAAGCTGAGAGGCAAAGAGAGCAGAACAGACTGTATATGAGGCAGTTGCGAGCAGCGAAGAAGGGTCTGAAACTAGACGCACAGAACACAGGAGGAAATATGCGGGATAGGTTTTATATGAAGAGTTTTGAAGAAGTGACTCGTGAGAACATGAGAAAGACCAGACAGAGTGTGCGGCAAGAAATAGTACAGAGTTGCAGTGCTCAAGACATTGAGCAGCACTTCAGGATTGCTGCTGAAGCTGGGATGCAAGATGGACAACATTTAGAAGAAGCTGCATCCCATCTGATGGGTAAGCAGCATTCCCTCTTTATTGATAGAGTAGAAAAACAATTGGGAGGCATGCAAACAATTGAGCAGGTTGAGAGGGAGATCAGCAGACAGCTGTGGCAGAAAACAGGTTTCTGGGACTATCTAGCTCTGTTGAATAAGCCACAAAGTGACGGTAAAGTGCTTAAGACATTTGAAGCCTGTGATGATGACAGAGCAAGTGCAAAGAATTATTGA
- the LOC138711041 gene encoding uncharacterized protein isoform X2, whose product MEILKPESNTDVRLFPTAGKDGEEEETSDDYSFTVVHSESKARSDAVNLEPAVVIEPEPGEAEHDGDLDALDMNSEEHDSVDQDALPYPLAFLAVESKSEDGMWEPAANVKVESDAQNEDFGVRLEELGEVSKEAWKGIKSKTRPYVVEAERRETQKAQSRLNKKKCRASKPEEELKKIREKDRLRKRMALASQTAEDAARRREKDRLRKRRATEVRQQQMRSCLAQLGMCSSKSQHTGASELDLIKQSELWGSVALFADLARQREQSRLRKQKYLASQSPEEVQKRREKDRLRKRKMLSCQTVEEVELRRARDRQRKRRLKQLEEKLEQQLVQQTDLERSTAILLELQQFERRRERNRLSKRRALASQTAQQVERRRERDRLRKRRVRLRDTAQESDCSVKDQT is encoded by the exons CCAACAGCAGGCAAGGATGGGGAAGAGGAGGAAACCTCTGATGATTACTCCTTCACTGTAGTACATTCCGAATCTAAG GCCCGATCAGATGCAGTCAACTTAGAACCCGCGGTAGTGATAGAGCCAGAGCCTGGAGAAGCAGAACATGACGGGGATTTGGATGCATTGGACATGAACAGTGAGGAACATGATTCTGTCGATCAAGACGCATTGCCGTACCCACTTGCCTTCCTAGCGGTGGAGAGCAAGTCTGAG GACGGCATGTGGGAGCCTGCAGCTAATGTGAAAGTAGAAAGTGATGCACAAAATGAAGATTTTGGTGTCCGTCTTGAGGAACTTGGAGAAGTCAG TAAAGAGGCTTGGAAAGGAATAAAGTCAAAGACCAGGCCATATGTGGTCGAAGCAGAACGACGCGAAACACAGAAAGCACAGAGCAGACTGAACAAAAAGAAATGCAGAGCAAGTAAACCAGAAGAAgaactgaagaagataagagagaaagacagactgCGTAAGAGAATGGCCTTAGCATCTCAGACAGCAGAAGACGCAGCGAGGAGACGGGAGAAGGACAGACTGCGCAAACGGAGAGCCACAGAAGTCAGGCAGCAGCAGATGAGGAGCTGCTTGGCTCAGTTAGGAATGTGCAGCAGTAAGAGCCAGCATACCGGAGCTAGTGAATTGGACTTAATCAAGCAGTCGGAATTGTGGGGCAGCGTTGCCTTGTTTGCCGACTTGGCGAGACAGAGAGAGCAGAGCAGACTGCGGAAACAGAAGTACCTGGCCTCTCAGTCCCCCGAAGAAGTGCAGAAACGACGAGAGAAGGACAGACTGCGCAAGAGGAAGATGCTGTCGTGCCAGACGGTGGAAGAAGTGGAGCTGCGCAGGGCGAGGGACCGGCAGCGCAAGAGGAGGCTGAAGCAGCTGGAGGAGAAGTTGGAGCAGCAGCTGGTGCAGCAGACGGACCTGGAGCGCAGCACGGCCATCCTGCTGGAGCTGCAGCAGTTCGAGAGGCGGCGAGAGCGGAACAGGCTGAGCAAGAGGAGGGCGCTGGCGTCTCAGACTGCGCAGCAGGTTGAACGACGACGAGAAAGAGACAGATTACGTAAAAGAAGAGTGAGGCTGCGAGACACAGCACAGGAAAGTGACTGCAGTGTGAAAGACCAGACGTAA
- the LOC138711041 gene encoding trichohyalin-like isoform X4 → MRIRTRRSGQAAKYQDYKTDEELERTRERNRLYMRKFRASQSMDEVEKRREKGRMYKRLAVMKMSTEEAAQQREQNRMYMQRLRASQTPEEVEKRREKGRMYKKLSTLRQTPEEAERKREQNRLYMRKLRASQTPEEVERRKEKNRMYKRLSVLRRSSEEAERQREQNRLYMRQLRAAKKGLKLDAQNTGGNMRDRFYMKSFEEVTRENMRKTRQSVRQEIVQSCSAQDIEQHFRIAAEAGMQDGQHLEEAASHLMGKQHSLFIDRVEKQLGGMQTIEQVEREISRQLWQKTGFWDYLALLNKPQSDGKVLKTFEACDDDRASAKNY, encoded by the coding sequence ATGAGAATTCGGACCAGGAGAAGTGGACAGGCAGCGAAATACCAGGACTATAAGACGGACGAGGAACTGGAGAGAACAAGAGAGCGCAACAGACTGTACATGAGAAAATTTCGAGCTTCTCAGTCAATGGATGAAGTAGAGAAGCGACGAGAAAAAGGCAGGATGTATAAAAGACTGGCAGTGATGAAGATGTCTACCGAGGAAGCCGCACAGCAGAGAGAGCAGAACAGAATGTACATGCAGAGACTTCGAGCTTCTCAGACTCCAGAGGAAGTCGAGAAAAGACGGGAGAAGGGGAGGATGTACAAGAAGCTGTCTACATTGCGTCAGACTCCAGAAGAAGCTGAAAGGAAGAGAGAGCAGAACAGGCTGTACATGCGAAAACTGAGGGCATCACAAACCCCCGAAGAAGTCGAGAGGCGGAAAGAGAAGAACAGAATGTATAAGAGGTTATCTGTGTTGCGGAGGAGTTCTGAAGAAGCTGAGAGGCAAAGAGAGCAGAACAGACTGTATATGAGGCAGTTGCGAGCAGCGAAGAAGGGTCTGAAACTAGACGCACAGAACACAGGAGGAAATATGCGGGATAGGTTTTATATGAAGAGTTTTGAAGAAGTGACTCGTGAGAACATGAGAAAGACCAGACAGAGTGTGCGGCAAGAAATAGTACAGAGTTGCAGTGCTCAAGACATTGAGCAGCACTTCAGGATTGCTGCTGAAGCTGGGATGCAAGATGGACAACATTTAGAAGAAGCTGCATCCCATCTGATGGGTAAGCAGCATTCCCTCTTTATTGATAGAGTAGAAAAACAATTGGGAGGCATGCAAACAATTGAGCAGGTTGAGAGGGAGATCAGCAGACAGCTGTGGCAGAAAACAGGTTTCTGGGACTATCTAGCTCTGTTGAATAAGCCACAAAGTGACGGTAAAGTGCTTAAGACATTTGAAGCCTGTGATGATGACAGAGCAAGTGCAAAGAATTATTGA
- the LOC138711041 gene encoding trichohyalin-like isoform X1, whose product MEILKPESNTDVRLFPTAGKDGEEEETSDDYSFTVVHSESKARSDAVNLEPAVVIEPEPGEAEHDGDLDALDMNSEEHDSVDQDALPYPLAFLAVESKSEDGMWEPAANVKVESDAQNEDFGVRLEELGEVSNEAWEGYMRIRTRRSGQAAKYQDYKTDEELERTRERNRLYMRKFRASQSMDEVEKRREKGRMYKRLAVMKMSTEEAAQQREQNRMYMQRLRASQTPEEVEKRREKGRMYKKLSTLRQTPEEAERKREQNRLYMRKLRASQTPEEVERRKEKNRMYKRLSVLRRSSEEAERQREQNRLYMRQLRAAKKGLKLDAQNTGGNMRDRFYMKSFEEVTRENMRKTRQSVRQEIVQSCSAQDIEQHFRIAAEAGMQDGQHLEEAASHLMGKQHSLFIDRVEKQLGGMQTIEQVEREISRQLWQKTGFWDYLALLNKPQSDGKVLKTFEACDDDRASAKNY is encoded by the exons CCAACAGCAGGCAAGGATGGGGAAGAGGAGGAAACCTCTGATGATTACTCCTTCACTGTAGTACATTCCGAATCTAAG GCCCGATCAGATGCAGTCAACTTAGAACCCGCGGTAGTGATAGAGCCAGAGCCTGGAGAAGCAGAACATGACGGGGATTTGGATGCATTGGACATGAACAGTGAGGAACATGATTCTGTCGATCAAGACGCATTGCCGTACCCACTTGCCTTCCTAGCGGTGGAGAGCAAGTCTGAG GACGGCATGTGGGAGCCTGCAGCTAATGTGAAAGTAGAAAGTGATGCACAAAATGAAGATTTTGGTGTCCGTCTTGAGGAACTTGGAGAAGTCAG TAACGAAGCGTGGGAAGGCTATATGAGAATTCGGACCAGGAGAAGTGGACAGGCAGCGAAATACCAGGACTATAAGACGGACGAGGAACTGGAGAGAACAAGAGAGCGCAACAGACTGTACATGAGAAAATTTCGAGCTTCTCAGTCAATGGATGAAGTAGAGAAGCGACGAGAAAAAGGCAGGATGTATAAAAGACTGGCAGTGATGAAGATGTCTACCGAGGAAGCCGCACAGCAGAGAGAGCAGAACAGAATGTACATGCAGAGACTTCGAGCTTCTCAGACTCCAGAGGAAGTCGAGAAAAGACGGGAGAAGGGGAGGATGTACAAGAAGCTGTCTACATTGCGTCAGACTCCAGAAGAAGCTGAAAGGAAGAGAGAGCAGAACAGGCTGTACATGCGAAAACTGAGGGCATCACAAACCCCCGAAGAAGTCGAGAGGCGGAAAGAGAAGAACAGAATGTATAAGAGGTTATCTGTGTTGCGGAGGAGTTCTGAAGAAGCTGAGAGGCAAAGAGAGCAGAACAGACTGTATATGAGGCAGTTGCGAGCAGCGAAGAAGGGTCTGAAACTAGACGCACAGAACACAGGAGGAAATATGCGGGATAGGTTTTATATGAAGAGTTTTGAAGAAGTGACTCGTGAGAACATGAGAAAGACCAGACAGAGTGTGCGGCAAGAAATAGTACAGAGTTGCAGTGCTCAAGACATTGAGCAGCACTTCAGGATTGCTGCTGAAGCTGGGATGCAAGATGGACAACATTTAGAAGAAGCTGCATCCCATCTGATGGGTAAGCAGCATTCCCTCTTTATTGATAGAGTAGAAAAACAATTGGGAGGCATGCAAACAATTGAGCAGGTTGAGAGGGAGATCAGCAGACAGCTGTGGCAGAAAACAGGTTTCTGGGACTATCTAGCTCTGTTGAATAAGCCACAAAGTGACGGTAAAGTGCTTAAGACATTTGAAGCCTGTGATGATGACAGAGCAAGTGCAAAGAATTATTGA